From Anas platyrhynchos isolate ZD024472 breed Pekin duck chromosome 38, IASCAAS_PekinDuck_T2T, whole genome shotgun sequence, one genomic window encodes:
- the LOC140001172 gene encoding LOW QUALITY PROTEIN: carboxy-terminal kinesin 2-like (The sequence of the model RefSeq protein was modified relative to this genomic sequence to represent the inferred CDS: inserted 1 base in 1 codon) gives SAHGAAAVPGGAVPVAAGGGGAGGRAAAAELQERHRQLEELREAARDREEQLGAAQAELREVSGALSRREAEVSELRALAGAQEEHLHALEMERRRLHNQLQELKGNIRVFCRVRPLLAAEQEAQKGLEHLHFPPEDNKTLVLCRTEGSHTGRRGEVRYDFSFDRVFPPGASQEDVFEEIALLVQSALDGYPVCIFAYGQTGSGKTYTMEGPGGADPTSWGVIPRAVRHLFGGARQLEHKGWQYSFSASFLEIYNEALRDLLGGDRGGELEIRHVSSASKELHVPNLRCVPVASEDEVLGLLQTAASKRSVARTALNDRSSRSHCVFQLHIQGSNASRALRCSSVLSLVDLAGSERLDKCQXQRLRETQAINSSLATLGLVIMAISNKEPHVPYRNSKLTYLLQNSLRGNAKMLMFVNISPLEENFAESLNSLRFASKVNECMVGTAHANKK, from the exons tctgcgcacggagctgcagcagtcccaGGAGGAGCGGTCCCGGTGGCAGCGGGAGGCGGAGGCGCAGGCGGCCGAGCGGCAGCGGCTGAGCTCCAGGAGCGGCAccggcagctggaggagctccgggaggcggcgcgggaccgggaggagcagctgggggccgCCCAG GCGGAGCTGCGGGAGGTGTCGGGGGCGCTGTCGCGGCGCGAGGCGGAGGTGTCGGAGCTGCGGGCGCTGGCGGGGGCGCAGGAGGAGCATTTGCACGCGCTGGAGATGGAGCGGCGCCGCCTGCAcaaccagctgcaggagctcaag gggaacATCCGTGTCTTCTGCCGCGTGCGCCCGCTGCTGGCGGCCGAGCAGGAGGCgcagaaggggctggagcacctccacTTCCCCCCCGAGGACAACAAGACGCTGGTGCTCTGCAGGACCGAGGGG TCCCATacggggcggcggggcgaggTGCGCTACGACTTCAGCTTTGACCGCGTCTTCCCGCCCGGCGCCTCGCAGGAGGACGTCTTCGAGGAGATCGCGCTGCTCGTGCAG TCGGCCCTGGACGGGTACCCCGTCTGCATCTTCGCCTACGGGCAGACGGGCAGCGGCAAAACCTACACcatggaggggccggggggcgccgacCCCACAAGTTGGGGGGTGATCCCCCGCGCCGTGCGGCACCTCTTCGGGGGCGCCCGCCAGCTGGAGCACAAAGGGTGGCAG TACAGTTTCAGCGCCAGCTTCCTGGAGATCTACAACGAGGCACTGCgggacctgctggggggggacagggggggcgAGCTGGAGATCCGCCACGTCAGCTCggccagcaaggagctgcacGTCCCCAACCTGCGCTGCGTCCCCGTGGCCTCCGAGGACGAG gtgctggggctgctgcagacgGCCGCCTCCAAGCGCTCGGTGGCGCGCACGGCGCTCAACGACCGCTCGTCCCGCAGCCACTGCGTCTTCCAGCTCCACATCCAGGGCTCCAACGCCTCCCGCGCCCTCCGCTGCAGCT CGGTGCTGAGCCTGGTGGACCTGGCGGGCAGCGAGCGCTTGGATAAATGCC GGCAGCGGCTGCGCGAGACCCAAGCCATCAACAGCAGCCTGGCCACGCTGGGGCTGGTCATCATGGCCATCTCCAACAAG GAGCCGCACGTGCCGTACCGCAACAGCAAGCTGACCTACCTGCTGCAAAACTCGCTGAGGGGCAACGCCAAAAT GCTCATGTTCGTCAACATCTCGCCGCTGGAGGAGAACTTCGCCGAGTCACTCAACTCCCTGCGCTTTGCCAGCAAG